One segment of Primulina tabacum isolate GXHZ01 chromosome 6, ASM2559414v2, whole genome shotgun sequence DNA contains the following:
- the LOC142549712 gene encoding phosphoglycerate mutase-like protein 4 has translation MAYDSIHDGSKYAEIIVIRHGETEWNVDGRLQGQLDVDLNETGRLQAFLVAERLSKEPKISAVYSSDLKRASYTAQLIAKKCGVHQVNKDPKLRERHVGVLQGVIARETAISHPEAHKAFVSIRRDQEIPGGGESLNQLYERSTSALQRIANKHQGERVVVVSHDVTIRALHRKVSPHGKPIGKVINTSLNVFLVSDKGEWIVKTWGDVNHLLNNTAEFILE, from the exons ATGGCTTATGATTCCATCCATGATGGTTCCAAATATGCCGAGATTATCGTAATTCGCCACGGCGAAACTGAATGGAATGTAGATGGAAGACTCCAG GGGCAATTGGATGTGGACTTGAATGAGACTGGGAGACTGCAAGCCTTTCTG GTGGCTGAGCGGCTGTCAAAGGAGCCCAAAATCTCTGCTGTATATTCTTCTGACTTGAAAAGAGCTTCCTACACTGCCCAGTTAATAGCCAAAAAATGTGGGGTGCACCAG gtaAATAAAGATCCAAAGTTGCGGGAAAGACATGTTGGGGTCCTCCAAGGTGTCATCGCTCGTGAAACAGCCATTTCTCATCCCGAGGCCCACAAAGCTTTTGTCTCTATCCGAAGAGATCAAGAGATTCca GGTGGTGGAGAGAGTTTGAATCAACTCTATGAGCGTAGCACATCCGCGTTGCAAAGGATTGCAAATAAACACCAAG GTGAAAGGGTGGTTGTGGTGTCTCATGATGTTACCATAAGAGCACTTCATAGGAAGGTTTCTCCACACGGGAAGCCCATTGGGAAGGTTATAAACACTTCTCTCAATGTTTTTCTCGTATCCGATAAGGGCGAATGGATCGTTAAAACTTGGGGCGACGTGAACCACCTCTTGAACAATACCGCGGAATTCATCCTCGAATGA